From the Candoia aspera isolate rCanAsp1 chromosome 3, rCanAsp1.hap2, whole genome shotgun sequence genome, the window CCATTTTCCAGCTCTCAGGAAGAATAGCCCATCTGTTGCCAGAGGTCCCTCTCTTCTTGAGCCTCATCCTTGGATAGGAAGGAGTGAAGACCACCCCACCGGTGTGCCCcgcttctccccctccttcccagACTGTGGTGTTTGTGCCCAGGCGCACTGCTGCAGACTTGAACTTTGGGATCTTATGCAGGAATAGCACGTGCAAGAGAACGTAGAGCACGCAGAGGGTCTTTGCTCCTCTACGAAAGCTTTATCAGTGACGCATGAGAAAGACTCAGACTCAAAGCTGGCCAGGGGATGCACAGAAGCGCTCTATAGATGGTGGTCACAGGAGTGAATTGGGATCTTCCAACCAGTCTTGCACCCTTTCCCTTGGACCTCTTGGCAGGAGAAGGTCTTGAGGTTCACCTCCTACATTCTTGGGTGAAAAGCGCAGGTTGGATTTTAACTTTCGACTCGTTGCGGCTGTTCCGTAAGCACATTCCCTGCCTCTTGTCTAGCTGGTGCATTCTGTACCTGCTTGATGTATGGACCTGTTTGCTGTGAAACTACAAGACAAGGAGGGTGTGCTGTTGTCGCGCAGGGAAGAGCCTCTGGACCGCCAGGGAGCGTGGCCTCTATGCTGGGGCCACCCGGAACACGGGCGATGGGCAGCCCGGTCCTCCCAGGGGGAGGAAGAGCCTGCTGGCTTCAGGTGGACCAGCTGGAATGTCCCGTGGACAAGTCAGAAAGGCTGGAGGGCTGTTCTTCAACAGCCGAGACAGAGGAGCTGGAACAGAAGTCTCCACCTAAGGAATGGGGAAGGAGTTTCTCTTGCCACAAAATGGATGCACACAGTTTCCTCTGTTTTACATTCTGAGCCTTCTgagagggggggagagggagattgTCCCTGATTGTGAGGGTCTAGTCTGCCTCCtcttgcaagttgatgctgtcaaggtgatgcatgccatatgccagcaaatttggaaaacacaagaatggccatcagatcggaaaaaatcaacttatatccccataccaaaaaagggaaacactaagaatgttcaaactatcgaacagtggcactcatttcacatgccagtaaggtaatgctcaagatcctgcaaggtagacttcagcaattcatggagcgagaattgccagatgtacaagctgggtttagaaaaggcagaggaactagggaccaaattgccaatatctgctggataatggaaaaagccagggagtttcagaaaaacatctatttctgttttattgactattctaaagcctttgactgtgtggaccataacaaattgtggcaagttcttagcggtatggggataccaagtcatcttgtctgcctcctgaagaaactgtataacaaccaagtagcaacagtaagaacagaccatggaacaacggactggtttaagattgggaaaggagtacggcagggctgtatactctcaccctacctattcaacttgtacgcagaacacatcatgcaacgtgctgggcttgaggaatccaaggatggagttaaaatcgctggaagaaacattaacagtctcagatatgcagatgataccactttgatggctgaaagcgaagaggaactgaggagccttctggtgaaggtgaaagaagaaagtgcaaaagctggcttgcaactaaacctcaacaaaaccaagattatggcacccagcttgattgacaactggcaaatagagggagaaaatgtagaggcagtgaaagactttgtatttctaggtgcaaagattactgcagatgctgactgcagtcaggaaatcagaagatgcttaatccttgggagaagagcaatgaccaatctcgataaaatagttaagagcagagacctcacactgacaacaaaggtctgcatagttaaagcaatggtgttccccgtagtaacatatggctgcgagagctggaccataaggaaggctgagcgaaggaagatcgatgcttttgaagtgtggtgttggaggaaaattctgagagtgccttggactgcaagaagatcaaaccagtccatcctccaggaaataaagccagactgctcacttgagggaatgatatgaaaggcaaaactgaaatactttggccacatcatgagaagacaggacaccctggagaagatgctgatgctggggagagtggagggcaaaaggaagaggggccgaccaagggcaaggtggatggatgatattctggactcgtccctgggggagctgggggtgttgacgaccgacaggaagctctggcgtgggctggtccatgaaatcacgaagaattggaagcgactgaacaaataacaacaatCAAAAAATATTCTGGTAACTTACCTTGTGTTCTCTTAACGTCTTTCTTAGAGGTTCTGGAACTGAGCTGAATCTCAAGCAGATTCTTTATCTCTCAATTCAATTGTCCAAATCCTTTCCCATCTCTCTGCTTATTATTTCTATCttactttctaaaatttccactttatcattaatttcttttacttctctaGTCAATAGTCCTACAGATGCTTCAATTTTTAGAGCTTCTTTCATTTCCACTTTCATCTTTGCAAATCTTCGTCCCGTTCTTCCCTCAAATGCAGCCAGGTCGCTGGTAACAGATGCAGATGCTTCCCTCCCCATCTCTTCAAACATTTTTTGTGATATCTCTGGAGTAATCCCTTTTCTGCCGGCTGCGCTAATGATCCTCCTCTTCCTTCAACCAATTTTGCCGCTTTCCTTGCCGTTCTTCTATCTGTAATCCAAAAGTAAAAGTGAGTTAAttacaaaggtaaaggtaaaaggcAAGCCTGTCTCTCTTTTTGCCCCTCTTATTTCTCTGATTGGTTGTCACTTCCTGTCCCCGGCGTGGGTCTAACCTTCTAGACTTtattattacggtcacagaccagaattacaaataaaaaaaacattgtaaTGCATTgagatacattaaaaatacattaaatgaaatgaacaaaacatgataatacaTTTACAAATTGATAGAATTGTCAGTGGGCAGTCGAGGTCTGCTTAATTTGCAGGCAGTATAGCAAAACTTAGCTACGTTCAGGGAGACTAAATCATTCTGATCAGACAGATGATTTAGTCTCCCTGAACGCAGCTAAATTTGGGGTCTAACCCTTCACCCTTAGCATCGGCTGCCAGGCCTCTCCCCACCCCGCTGCATGTCCTGCAGTGCCTTCCACATTCCCCGGTGGCGCGTGAACCCGGGTCTGCCGAAGGAGAGAGGATTGCGTGGAGAGACACGCTCGTCCCGCGTTCGCTTGCCCCACTTTGCCGGGAGGACCTCAGGGTTGGCAGGCGGGGGGGCGCTCAGATGTGGGGGGGACATATCACAGGCGGGAATCCCAGGCCGGCACGCGGCTGGGGAAGCGCCTTGGGGGTCTCCAGGCCAGCTGCTCCAAGAAGAGACGACCCCCGCTGCCCTCCCCGCCAGCCGACGAAGCCTCTTTTTGCCCCAGGAAGGTGCCTCCTCCCGGCGGTCACTGGACCGTGCAGAGCCTACAAGCGGCGCTTTTTCTACAACCGGGCTTCTCGCCGGTGTGGGCGGTTCATCTACGGCGGCTGTCGTGGAAACGCCAACAATTTTAAGACTCTCCAGGAATGCCGGTTCACCTGTGAAGGTAAAGGGCGAAGCGGCTCTGGGGCTGGGCCGGCCCCGGCGAGGACATCCGGGCGGGGGGAAGGGGGCGCGGCCCCGGCCGTCACCAGACCAGTGGCCATACGGTTGGCCTCCTCTTAGGGTGAGGACGTTCCTCCTGCCTTGCCCCTGAGCCTGCCGCTTGTCCCGTAACTCCCCGTGGCCTTCAGAAATCCTTCCTATGCCCAGATGGAAAACATAAGAAGCTTCCTCCTTGGCGGACGCCGGGTGTGCACATTTCCCCCCCAGGATCCCAGGTCAAGGGAGAGGAGCCCCGTTCTTAAGTCCTGCCCGGTGTCCCGAGAGGCCTCACGCTTGCTGGACCTGACCCAGAAGGAAATGGTGGCGCTTTGTggggaaggcggcggcggcggcggcggcggggcgggggggggggggaggtggtgCCCTGCTCCGGCCGGCACATCTCATCCTCGACCTGTGGAGGGGCTTTGGCTGCTGAAATGCCCGGAGAAGGGATCTTGCTTGCTCTGGGATTCCAGTTCTGGGGGAATCTCTCTGCCTTGGGATGTCCTGTTTTGCAGAAAAGCCAGGGGTGTGTGGAACCAGCAGAGAAGGGCTCTGCCTCCTGTTCCCTGGAATCCCTTCCTGGTGGGCAGGCAGATCGAGATGGGCCCCAGCACACCCACTAGGAGAACCACCTTCCTCCTTGGCGGAAGCCGGGTGTACACATTTCCCCCCCAGGATCCCAGGTCAAGGGAGAGGCCTGCCCGGTGTCCCGAGAGGCCTCGTGCTTGCTGGACCTGACCCTGTTAGAACTTTATGTCTTACCAGGTTTGCttctgagccgggaccaaagagacaggcagttgcatgaaatgaaGTTCTGTGTGCTCCACCCAAGGGCAAAAGCAACAGGACCCCCTCCTGACAGCACATAGTATTCAGCCCCCCCTTCAGAATGCCGCCCCTTGCTCCATTACCCGGACCCCGCACCATTCCACGTTAGGGCCcgccttccttccccccccctcctttcctccctcccttcctccaagGTAAGGTTTTCCTTCTCTCCCAAGGAAAAGGGTCTCCAAGCTTACACAcctgaagacaagactgaggCAGGATTCAAAGATCCTTAAGGGAAGTCTAAATATGAGAGAATATGTATGTGTGCAAACACTAAatatgaaatgtgtgtgtgtgtgtgaattctaTAGCATAAAGTCTTGTATGGTAAGGAAATGGCTCGTAGGGAGGTCTGGGCTGCTGAAATGCACAGACGGGATCCCGCCTGCTTGGGATTCCGGTTCCAAAGGGAATCTCACAGCCCAGGGATGCTCCATTTTTCAGGTGTCCCCCGCCACCTCCAGGTGCGACCGCCATCTCAAGGCCTGGAAGTGACTGGGAATGTGCTGGGAAGCAGAGGCGGTGTGACTATGCTTCCACGGCTGCCTGCATAAATCCTGCCTAAGGTAAGAACGTGGTGTTCTCCCCCCGTTTCACTCCCTGGCCAAACCGTCCTGTGTGGAGTTTCCTGCATGCCAGTATGGGCCAACAGCCTCAGCGCAGGCGTCTGATGCCCCCGGGATGCCCCTCCCCCGCAGGGAGGCCAGAAGGAAAGAGACGGGCGTGGGGTGAAAGGTCAGAAGGCTCCTGACAGCACAAGGCCAGCGTCTGCCAACGGAGGGCAAAGTGTTTGGGGGTGCAAGGATCTGCCAGGACTCTCCTCCATCTGTGGGAATCAGCACAGGTTTACCTGCACAGTCCTAGCACCACTGACTCATTTACGTGTTAATCCATGGCCAGCCTTATCCATCAGGAGCACCAGGTCATGCTCCACGCCCAAAGGAGCAAGCCAAGTGTCCTTGGCCGTGCTGTGCGGGGTCCCTTCTTCCTGGAAGGTGGCCCCAGCTCTCTCCTGGTGGCCAACCCTTCCAGgtccttcctcccacccccttctgcttctcctcctcctgaaaGTGTCTCTGCTGCTGCTTGAGCGGTGGTCACCCAACTGACCGCTTCTGATAACAGGCACTTTTGAGAGGCGGACAGGGTGGAGCAGGGGACCCTGCCCACTGGGTTCAGCTCACTCTCCACCGAGGTGAGGAGCTGCCTGGCTGTGGAGTAGCCATTAGTCTCCCTCACGATCCATGGCTTGCATGGGGGAGGGCCGGGTCTGAAGGGCCCTCCGGAAGGttgaaagggtgggggcctgttgAATctcagggggaggctgttccgtagggcaggggctgcaatggaAAGGGCACGCTTCCGAGGACCCGCAGGGTGGCAGTGTTTACGGGGAGGGACCTGCAGCGTGCCCCCCCCCTCTGCTGGATGGGCAGACACCGCCAGGGACAGCCGGCCCTGCAGACATGAAAACCCGTGGCTGGATCCGGTGGGCCAACTGCAAACCCTGGTTTCGGAGGGTCAGAGAGGGTCTCCACCCCAATCGGCGGGGGTCCTCATTTGATTACAGCCCTGCGTGTGCTCCGAAGAGAAATCTTTTGAATTCTCCCTGGTTGGGGGAGATGGCCCAGGGCTGATCCAGGGGCCCACCTAACACTGGGGCGTGTCGAAGACCGTTCTGGGCAGGACCCACATGCCCGGCGCTGTTTGTCTCCACAGGACCCGCTCAGTGGTGACTGGCTTTTCTGAACGGGAGCTCGGCCTTTCCAAATTGTGTCCAGCACACCGACTTCACCCAAAggccttccttccatccttggcCACCCCGGAGACCCTccccacaaaacacacacaccggttcattcctccttttcccccaatAAAGGCGCTGGGTCTTTCCCTCTCCCTGTCTCAGGTGTCTtttcttctgcccccccccccgaggctTCCCCCCCACCTTGACACGGGTCCTCCCCACGTCCGAGAAAGACGAGCTGAGAGGCAGCGCATCGTTGCATGATGTGACTTCCAGAGGGGATGCGCAGGAAAGGCCCTCTCGGAGCCGGAGGTTGGGGGGTTCGGAGTCCCCCCCCCCTTGGCCCGAAACAGTCCGCACGACGGGCTTACTTCAGAGTAAGtctgggagggagagggagactcTGCTCTCCTGCGCGGGCTCAGCACGGATGGCCCGGCGGGAGACAACGAGGCAAATCAGCAGAGTTGTTTGCCTGTAATCAAGCTGAGCAGAAAAAGAAACGGGggaaaagagcagagcagagcgaGGATCAGACATACGAGGGCTTCTTTTGCATGGAGATACGCGCCTGTTTTCCACGTGTGTCATTGTAACTGTCCACCGAAATCTCCTTTGCACGCCACCTGCTCACAAGTGTCCGATAACTTCGTCTCTTCCACTGGAGCGGTTCATCTCTCGGCAGCGGGAAAAGCTGAGAAAAGTCCCCCTTTCCATTCTCCACCCGCCCGTTTCCACTACAGAAAGCGCCACAGAAGAAGAGCACGTGGGCATCCGGGGCGGGGGGTCAAC encodes:
- the LOC134493464 gene encoding protease inhibitor 1-like yields the protein MKAVRGLLLLLGLLTLLAELPLSGGQKPGRCLLPAVTGPCRAYKRRFFYNRASRRCGRFIYGGCRGNANNFKTLQECRFTCEGSQVKGEACPVSREASCLLDLTLLELYVLPGGPSSLLVANPSRSFLPPPSASPPPESVSAAA